The proteins below are encoded in one region of Ostrea edulis chromosome 3, xbOstEdul1.1, whole genome shotgun sequence:
- the LOC125675004 gene encoding carbohydrate sulfotransferase 3-like isoform X1 yields MHRRRSSIIAVIILGFILCLLNVLLLGCLKIQRKSTVNSDSYEFRKRILPTFAPPTEIRPIIILSTFRTGSSLTGDILQRAEDSFYLYEPLNPLNYLLSRNVTRLQLVNGSVRSIGVYDFNKVSVDILTSLITCNFSSLDIDVVTHGFLFYSTKSIPYITCVNVEKRGTPLVSAVRKCLPIWKESCENSTYRIFKIVRLSMDWMKQLLDKFPKLLVVHLVRDPRPIQVSRDKLGANIFKDLRKSFHDLCDLLSWNLFFEVSLNNTYSRIVRLYYEHLALHPFRTTKWLYNTLGLHYTPEVQKHVHHLTSAGHLDDCPICAVRANSSAHVYSWKGVFNQSQLDDIQEVCGQYMRQLGYTTE; encoded by the exons ATG CACAGAAGACGTTCTTCCATCATCGCGGTGATCATTTTGGGCTTCATATTGTGCCTCCTTAACGTATTGTTATTGGGTT GCTTGAAGATTCAACGAAAATCAACTGTGAATTCGGACTCCTACGAGTTCAGAAAACGAATACTTCCGACCTTTGCCCCGCCCACTGAGATCCGCCCTATTATAATTCTATCGACCTTTAGGACAGGTTCCTCACTGACGGGGGATATCCTCCAGAGGGCGGAGGACTCTTTTTACCTGTACGAGCCTCTGAACCCGCTGAATTATCTTCTTTCCCGAAATGTGACGAGGTTACAACTAGTGAACGGATCAGTAAG atCCATCGGGGTTTACGACTTCAACAAAGTTTCCGTGGACATCCTGACATCATTGATCACGTGCAACTTCTCCAGCCTGGATATAGACGTGGTTACCCATGGATTTCTCTTCTACAGTACCAAAAGCATTCCATACATCACTTGTGTTAATGTAGAGAAGCGCGGGACTCCCCTCGTGTCTGCCGTCAGAAAATGTCTGCCGATTTGGAAGGAGAGTTGCGAAAATTCCACGtatagaattttcaaaattgttcgtTTGTCGATGGACTGGATGAAACAGCTACTTGATAAATTTCCAAAATTGTTAGTGGTTCATTTAGTAAGAGATCCACGCCCAATCCAAGTCTCAAGAG ATAAACTAGGAGCTAACATATTTAAAGACCTCCGGAAAAGTTTCCACGATCTTTGTGATCTTTTGTCCTGGAATTTATTTTTCGAGGTCTCACTGAACAACACATACAGCCGAATCGTTAGGCTGTACTACGAACACCTAGCACTGCATCCGTTCAGAACCACTAAATGGCTTTATAACACCCTGGGGCTACATTATACACCGGAAGTTCAAAAGCATGTACACCATCTAACAAGCGCAGGTCACCTGGATGATTGTCCTATCTGCGCAGTCAGGGCTAACTCGTCTGCGCATGTGTACTCCTGGAAGGGAGTATTTAACCAGAGTCAGTTAGATGATATCCAGGAGGTGTGTGGACAGTACATGAGACAGCTTGGGTATACCACTGAATAA
- the LOC125675004 gene encoding carbohydrate sulfotransferase 3-like isoform X2 yields MGTRYGLKIQRKSTVNSDSYEFRKRILPTFAPPTEIRPIIILSTFRTGSSLTGDILQRAEDSFYLYEPLNPLNYLLSRNVTRLQLVNGSVRSIGVYDFNKVSVDILTSLITCNFSSLDIDVVTHGFLFYSTKSIPYITCVNVEKRGTPLVSAVRKCLPIWKESCENSTYRIFKIVRLSMDWMKQLLDKFPKLLVVHLVRDPRPIQVSRDKLGANIFKDLRKSFHDLCDLLSWNLFFEVSLNNTYSRIVRLYYEHLALHPFRTTKWLYNTLGLHYTPEVQKHVHHLTSAGHLDDCPICAVRANSSAHVYSWKGVFNQSQLDDIQEVCGQYMRQLGYTTE; encoded by the exons ATGGGGACGCGATATG GCTTGAAGATTCAACGAAAATCAACTGTGAATTCGGACTCCTACGAGTTCAGAAAACGAATACTTCCGACCTTTGCCCCGCCCACTGAGATCCGCCCTATTATAATTCTATCGACCTTTAGGACAGGTTCCTCACTGACGGGGGATATCCTCCAGAGGGCGGAGGACTCTTTTTACCTGTACGAGCCTCTGAACCCGCTGAATTATCTTCTTTCCCGAAATGTGACGAGGTTACAACTAGTGAACGGATCAGTAAG atCCATCGGGGTTTACGACTTCAACAAAGTTTCCGTGGACATCCTGACATCATTGATCACGTGCAACTTCTCCAGCCTGGATATAGACGTGGTTACCCATGGATTTCTCTTCTACAGTACCAAAAGCATTCCATACATCACTTGTGTTAATGTAGAGAAGCGCGGGACTCCCCTCGTGTCTGCCGTCAGAAAATGTCTGCCGATTTGGAAGGAGAGTTGCGAAAATTCCACGtatagaattttcaaaattgttcgtTTGTCGATGGACTGGATGAAACAGCTACTTGATAAATTTCCAAAATTGTTAGTGGTTCATTTAGTAAGAGATCCACGCCCAATCCAAGTCTCAAGAG ATAAACTAGGAGCTAACATATTTAAAGACCTCCGGAAAAGTTTCCACGATCTTTGTGATCTTTTGTCCTGGAATTTATTTTTCGAGGTCTCACTGAACAACACATACAGCCGAATCGTTAGGCTGTACTACGAACACCTAGCACTGCATCCGTTCAGAACCACTAAATGGCTTTATAACACCCTGGGGCTACATTATACACCGGAAGTTCAAAAGCATGTACACCATCTAACAAGCGCAGGTCACCTGGATGATTGTCCTATCTGCGCAGTCAGGGCTAACTCGTCTGCGCATGTGTACTCCTGGAAGGGAGTATTTAACCAGAGTCAGTTAGATGATATCCAGGAGGTGTGTGGACAGTACATGAGACAGCTTGGGTATACCACTGAATAA
- the LOC125675452 gene encoding uncharacterized protein LOC125675452 → MSNPVKKKKRPPKYLEKMLLVNHKEDQLLQERLDHIHIRSRTREMELERERIKVRDEWKESRRRQIPKDSLPALSPSQNSPLSFLPQRKLGTVEKPKFNRATSLPDGRDSDNVNSYLLGEYRRMSEVIPSILLALSKKDEKKTKLAPPFPLRKIEEIEHREQEPDLHRITKLARSVKKMRENMSFQKKIDMNRPRLSLSKMFKDMHDHRNEIDQYTDGTCVLLKRKLEKRRRESMPELDVNVLPMRKLSDTGEASAFHKSQSAPVFSVSSDSTDPTTNEEAEETDVFETNLLENLPSQCERSKSLQFTPSLHRHHTSLEKRGTSSVRPHGYVDKRSSISAGLTRAPSSQMHPKRHSIPADFNPIPTRLPRFNPQNPIHRPSVSQRRFDSHTNTEFIDEDELRSKQRVAIELKKFERIQRKVDRFLIFDKTEKLGLKRGYTLLT, encoded by the coding sequence atgtcGAACCCAGTCAAGAAAAAGAAGAGACCTCCCAAGTACCTTGAGAAGATGCTGCTCGTGAATCACAAAGAGGACCAACTACTGCAGGAGAGGCTGGACCATATCCACATCCGGTCGCGCACGCGTGAAATGGAATTAGAGCGAGAACGTATCAAAGTTAGAGATGAGTGGAAAGAAAGTAGAAGGAGACAAATTCCCAAAGACTCTTTACCAGCACTTTCGCCTTCACAAAATTCCCCGTTATCATTTCTACCACAAAGGAAATTAGGGACTGTAGAAAAACCGAAATTTAACCGAGCGACATCATTACCGGATGGACGAGATTCGGACAATGTGAATTCGTATTTGTTGGGGGAATATCGACGCATGTCGGAGGTTATTCCATCTATCCTCTTAGCATTATCAAAGAAAGACGAGAAAAAGACAAAACTGGCACCGCCATTTCCATTACGGAAAATAGAGGAGATTGAACACAGGGAACAGGAGCCCGATCTTCATAGAATCACGAAGCTAGCACGTTCTGTGAAGAAAATGAGGGAGAACATGTCTTTCCAGAAGAAAATTGACATGAATAGACCCAGGTTGTCCTTGTCAAAAATGTTTAAAGATATGCATGATCATCGTAATGAAATTGACCAATATACTGATGGGACTTGTGttttattgaaaagaaaacTGGAAAAACGCCGGAGAGAGTCAATGCCGGAACTGGACGTTAATGTTTTACCCATGCGCAAACTGTCAGACACAGGGGAAGCTTCCGCTTTTCACAAATCACAGTCTGCTCCCGTGTTTAGCGTCTCCAGCGATTCGACCGATCCCACAACTAATGAAGAAGCCGAGGAAACGGATGTCTTTGAAACCAACCTGCTAGAAAACTTGCCATCTCAGTGTGAACGGTCCAAGAGTCTGCAGTTTACTCCCTCCCTTCACAGACACCACACTAGTCTGGAAAAAAGAGGTACCTCAAGTGTAAGACCTCACGGCTACGTAGATAAACGGAGTTCCATCTCCGCTGGACTTACCCGGGCTCCTAGCTCGCAGATGCATCCTAAAAGACACTCCATTCCCGCAGATTTCAATCCAATACCTACACGACTTCCTAGGTTTAACCCACAGAACCCCATACACCGTCCAAGTGTATCCCAGAGGCGATTCGATTCTCATACAAACACCGAATTCATTGACGAGGACGAACTCCGATCTAAACAGAGAGTGGCCATCGAACTTAAAAAATTTGAAAGGATTCAGCGAAAAGTAGATCGCtttttgatatttgataaaACTGAAAAACTTGGCTTAAAACGAGGATATACACTTTTAACGTAG